From Arcobacter sp. CECT 8986, a single genomic window includes:
- a CDS encoding M48 family metallopeptidase, producing MEYITTIANLKINVKVHKKHGLKYTYIRIKTANSIEVKTNYYLSKYDIEDIVQKKSQWIYKNILTFKQNSLEENEFYFLGVKHKNLDDRNIDIFYKNEAKKIIPPIVEKFSNIMQLFPSSIKFRKNKRTWGSCNYKDDLNFNILLVKFPIEVVEYVVIHELAHIKHKNHSKNFWQLVFEYCPDYKQREKLLKSFL from the coding sequence TTGGAATATATAACAACAATTGCTAATTTAAAAATAAATGTAAAAGTACACAAAAAACATGGTTTGAAATATACATATATAAGAATAAAAACTGCAAATTCTATTGAAGTTAAAACAAATTATTATCTAAGTAAGTACGATATTGAAGATATAGTTCAAAAAAAATCACAATGGATTTATAAAAATATTTTAACTTTTAAACAAAATAGTTTAGAAGAAAATGAGTTTTATTTTTTAGGTGTAAAACATAAGAATTTAGATGATAGAAACATAGATATTTTTTATAAAAATGAAGCAAAAAAGATAATTCCACCAATAGTTGAAAAGTTTTCAAATATAATGCAATTATTTCCAAGTTCAATAAAATTTAGAAAAAATAAAAGAACATGGGGCTCTTGTAACTATAAAGATGACTTGAACTTTAATATTTTACTTGTGAAGTTTCCTATTGAAGTTGTGGAATATGTAGTGATTCACGAACTTGCTCACATAAAGCACAAAAATCATTCAAAGAATTTTTGGCAATTAGTTTTTGAGTATTGTCCTGATTATAAGCAAAGAGAAAAACTTCTTAAGAGTTTTTTATAA